Sequence from the Streptosporangium brasiliense genome:
GGGCGGCGCTGGAGCGCTTCACCGCGTGGGTGGCCGGGCGCGACCATCCGGTCTCGGTGCTGTTCACCCCCTGGGGCGAGGGGCTCGTGCGGTCGTGGTACCGGCGGGCGATGATCGGGCTCAGCCACCTCCCGCACGTCCGGCGGGTCGCCATCCAGACCAACTTCAGCTGCCGTCCCGACTGGCTGGCCGAGGCCGACCTGGGCACGCTCGCGCTCTGGGTGACCTACCACCCCGGTCAGGTCGCCTACGGGCGCTTCCTCGCCAAGTGCCGTGACCTGGCCGGGCGCGGGGTCCGCTTCAGCGTCGGCGTGGTCGGGCTGCCCGAGCACCTGGACCACGCGCGGCGGCTCCGGGCCGACCTGCCCGCCGAGGTTTATCTGTGGGTCAACGCCGCCGAGGGCCACCCCTACACCGACGCGGAGGCGGCCGACTGGACGGCGATCGACCGCCTCTTCCGCTACAGCCGCACGCCGCACCGCAGCGCCGGGCAGCCCTGCCGTACGGGGGACAGCGTGATCTCCGTGGACGGCGAGGGCACCGTACGGCGCTGCCATTTCGTCCCGGAGGTCCTCGGCAACCTCTACGACGGGACGTTCCGTCCGGCGGCCAGGGCCTGCCCGGCCGCCCTGTGCGACTGCCACATCGGCTACGTCCACCTGGAGCCGACCGGCCTCTACGACGTCTTCGCCGGGGGGATCCTGGAGCGCATCCCCCGCGCGGACTGACCGGACGGCCCGCCAGGTCTCCCGGGCCGGCCCGTCAGGTCTCCCGGGCCGGCCCGTCAGGTCTCCCGGGCCGGCCCGTCAGGTCTCCCGGGCCGGCCGGTAGTCGGCCTCGGACATGCCGAAGGTCCAGGCCACGCCCTCGCGGGCGGTGCGGGTGGACGGGGGCACCCGCAGCCAGTATCTGCGGAAGGTGCCGTCGGGCTCGGCGGTGGAGTTGACCACCTCGACCATCACCACCGGCTCGTCGTCGGGCAGGTCGATCCGCCACAGGACACCCGTCTCGTCCCGGTGCAGCGGGGTCGCGCCGGACTCGGCGAGGTAGCGGTCGTAGCCGAAGTGCTCCAGCATGACGCGGCGCAGCTCCGCGTTCTCCTCGGCACGGA
This genomic interval carries:
- a CDS encoding STM4011 family radical SAM protein; protein product: MTERATGRDLPLLPGTGGRALPVPVLPAGERDPGHLSILYRGPLASCDYDCPYCPFAKRRDDTGRLRRDRAALERFTAWVAGRDHPVSVLFTPWGEGLVRSWYRRAMIGLSHLPHVRRVAIQTNFSCRPDWLAEADLGTLALWVTYHPGQVAYGRFLAKCRDLAGRGVRFSVGVVGLPEHLDHARRLRADLPAEVYLWVNAAEGHPYTDAEAADWTAIDRLFRYSRTPHRSAGQPCRTGDSVISVDGEGTVRRCHFVPEVLGNLYDGTFRPAARACPAALCDCHIGYVHLEPTGLYDVFAGGILERIPRAD